One window of the Cryptomeria japonica chromosome 7, Sugi_1.0, whole genome shotgun sequence genome contains the following:
- the LOC131061673 gene encoding uncharacterized mitochondrial protein AtMg00860-like — translation MAKCEFFKTEIKYLGHVISAEGIVVDPSKIQAILEWPTPTNVSEVHNFMGLVGYYRRFARGFSMISHPITSLQRKGKKFVWSEKCQEAFHNLKEKLISAPILAVPDPSGDFLVCTDASLEGLGVVLMWDGRVISYEYCKI, via the coding sequence ATGGCTAAGTGTGAATTCTTTAAGACCgagatcaagtaccttgggcatgtcaTTTCAGCAGAGGGTATTGTAGTGGATCCCTCTAAGATCCAAGCTATTCTTGAGTGGCCTACACCTACTAATGTATCAGAGGTTCACAATTTTATGGGTTTGGTAGGTTATTATCGAAGGTTTGCTCGGGGGTTCTCTATGATTTCTCATCCCATCACTTCCCtgcagagaaaagggaagaaatttgtttGGTCAGAGAAGTGTCAAGAAGCCTTTCATAATCTTAAGGAGAAGTTGATTAGTGCACCTATtctggcagttcctgatccatctggtGATTTCTTGGTTTGTACAGATGCGTCATTGGAAGGTTTAGGTGTGGTGTTGATGTGGGATGGGAGAGTGATTTCTTATGAGTACTGTAAAATTTAA
- the LOC131856835 gene encoding uncharacterized protein LOC131856835: MQDRQKKYVNEHRVDHQFSNGDQVFLHVRLRKSPICYGKDSKLAPRFVGPFEILERIGPIAYRLAMSPSLSCIRDVFHVAFLCQYHPNISHILDWTALQVEDGQLALDPVGVRDHKHRILKGRDIEQVRVQWNPNDNSLAT; encoded by the coding sequence ATGCAGGATCGACAGAAGAAGTACGTCAATGAGCATAGGGTGGATCATCAGTTTTCAAATGGAGATCAAGTATTCTTGCATGTGCGATTGCGGAAGAGTCCAATATGTTACGGAAAGGACTCTAAGCTTGCACCACGCTTTGTGGGTCCTTTTGAGATTTTAGAGAGGATTGGTCCAATTGCCTATCGACTTGCTATGTCGCCTAGTCTCTCGTGCATTCGTGATGTTTTCCATGTTGCTTTTCTTTGTCAGTATCATCCTAATATATCTCACATTCTTGATTGGACTGCTCTTcaggtcgaggatgggcagctCGCTCTCGATCCCGTGGGCGTTCGGGATCACAAGCATCGCATTCTCAAAGGTAGAGACATTGAGCAGGTCAGGGTCCAGTGGAACCCTAATGATAATTCTTTAGCTACTTGA